The sequence GCTCGATCGATTGGATCAATGGTCGTGATGGAGATCGTCCGTTTTTCCTCTTCCTGAACTATATGGACGTCCACGACGCTTTTGACCCCCCCGAGCCCTACCGCAGCCAATTCGCACCGGGTGTCGATCCGATGTTGGGCTTCGTCCGGTTCGACGCAGAGGAGGGCGAAGCGATCGACAGCAATACGTTTGTTCGTGACGTTCTGCCTACGATGGAGCCGGGAGACTGGGGCGAACTGGTGGATCTCTACGACGGCGAGATCGCTTATCTCGATGAACATATCGGGCGACTGCTTGCCGACCTCGAGGCGCAGGGAGAACTCGATAATACGATCGTCGTGGTCACATCCGATCACGGCGAACTCTTTGGCGAGCACGACCTTGCCTATCATTTCAAGGCCCTGACCGAGGAGGAAACGCACGTCCCCTTGATCATCCGCTATCCTTCGGGGATGCCTGCGGGGGCCCGCGTGCCGGGTGCGGTAGAGTTGAACGATATCTTGCCGACGGTACTCGAACTCGCCGAGATCGAGTCGGATGCGCCCATGGATGGCAGCAGCCTGGTGGCCGCTGCCCGCACAGGCAACGCAGATACAGGTCCGGTCTTCACCTACCTCTTGCGGGATCCGAGGGCCAAATTCCCTCACACGCTGGCAGGACACCTTTTAGGTGTGCGCAAAGATGGTCAGAAATATGTTTGGTCGTCGGGCGGCGAGCATGAATTCTATGTTCTCGAGAACGACCCGAAGGCCCATGACAATCTTTATATCAGCCGGGGCGGGGCTCCTATGGAGCTTGAAGAGGAACTGGCTCGTTGGCGCGACTCGGTTGGTTTGAACGAGATCTCCAAAGAGAAGCTCGACCCGATTACCCGCGATCGCCTTCGCGCTCTTGGCTATATCGACTGACAGAGAAAGGCGCACCGGCGGTACTCCCGTTAAACGGGGTGCGGCCGGGGCGCTCTGTCAGGGCTTCTCGGCGGAATCCGAGGTTTCTGGAGCGAGCAATTGAAGGTTGGCGGCAGGCCTCGTAAAGAACCTGTGTGGAATTCTCGAGCCTGACAGCAATTTCCCCGGTCGACGGCCGGTACGCCAACAAGGTCGAGGGGCTTCGGCGCCTCGTTAGCGAGTTCGGTCTCATTCGCCATCGGGTGGAGGTCGAAGTGCGCTGGCTGGAGGCTCTCGCGGCCCATCCCGGCATACCCGAGGTCCCGCGCTTTGGTGAGGCCGAGAAGCAAATTCTCGAGCCGCTGATTCGCGATTTTGGCCTGGAACAAGCGTCTCGGGTGAAGGAGATCGAATCGACGACCAACCACGATGTCAAGGCTGTCGAATATTTCCTCAAGGAGGAAATCAACGGCGTCCCGGAACTCGATGCTGTTTCGGAGTTCATTCATTTCGCGTGCACATCAGAAGATATCAACAACCTTTCGTACGGACTGATGTTGCTCCGTGCTCGGGATGAGATCCTGATGCCGGCGATGGACGAGGTGATTGGTGACCTTCGACGTCTGGCAGAGGAGCATGCTGATCGTCCGATGCTCTCGCGCACCCATGGTCAACCCGCGACGCCGACGACGGTGGGCAAGGAGTTTGCCAATGTGGTTGCCCGACTGCAGCGCCAGAGAGAACAAGTCGCCGCAGTCGAATTGCTTGGTAAAATCAACGGGGCGGTTGGCAATTATAATGCGCATTTGATCGCCTACCCGGAAGTGGACTGGGAGGCTCTGGCGAAAAATTTGGTGGAGTCGCTCGGTTTGGTCTGGAATCCCTTCACGACGCAGATCGAACCCCATGATTGTATTGCGGAGCTTTTCGATGCCGTGCGCCGATTCAATATTATCCTGCTCGACCTTGATCGGGATCTGTGGAGCTATATTTCGATAGGCTATTTCAAACAGAGAACGGTTGCGGGGGAGGTCGGCTCATCGACGATGCCCCATAAGGTCAACCCGATCGATTTTGAGAACTCCGAAGGGAACCTCGGGATTGCAAACGCGTTGCTGGGGCATCTCGCCGAAAAGCTGCCGCTATCGCGTTGGCAACGTGATTTGACCGACTCGACGGTTTTGCGGAATCTGGGGACGGGTCTTGCACATTCGCTCATCGCCTATGGGGCGACCCGCAAGGGACTCGCCAAACTCGAAGCTGACGATGCTCGATTGGCGGCAGATCTGGACCGCAGCTGGGAGGTTCTCGCGGAGCCTATCCAGACCGTGATGCGGCGCTATGGTGTTGACCAGCCGTACGAGAAGCTGAAGGCGCTCACGCGGGGCAAGGCCATTGACGCGGCGACTTTGGCCGAGTTTATCGACGGCCTCGACGTTCCGGAAGAAGCGAAGGTGGAACTGCGCCAGCTCACACCGGCGACGTATTTGGGAAATGCTCGCGAGCAGGCGCGGCGACTCTAGCTGCCGGTTTTGGGAGCCAGAAAAAGAATATCGACAGGTGGCAACCCCGTCGATATCGGCGGATTCTCAATGCCGCTTCCATCGGTCGCCGAGAAAATCCGCAATCCGGAATCCTGAAAGCTGCGGTCGCTCAGCCAGATCGAATTATCTCTTGCCGAAAATTCGATATCGGTCAGAAAGGCATCGCTCTCGAAGATCGCTCGGCGCTCTTCACGCAGAGTCGTATCGATCTGCAGGACGAAATTGCGAAAATCTTCGTCCGTCGCAAGGGCCCACGCATTTCGACCATCGACGAGCACGAAGTCGTTGATATTTCGTTGGATATCATCTTCCGTGATCAGGATTCGGCTGCGGGCGAAGGTGTAGGGGTTGATGGTCTCGACACCCCCATCGCCAATGACCGAAAAACTACCGACCTGAGCGACGATAATATCTCCGGTGGATGGATCGAGAGGAAGTCCCCGGCTGGCGCCCAGGGGGTTTGTCCAAGTCAACCGAATCGGATCGATCCCGGGCGTCTCGGGGCGAGTGTCCACGGGCTGATCGGTTCGAGTATCGAAAACCACCAGAAGGCTTTCGTTGGTCGGTTCGAAGAAACGGTTTCTGTCCAGAAGCTGCAGGCTGACAAATAGCCGATCGTCGACCAGCGCCATCTGGTCCATTTCGGGTATGCCGTCGGCATCGGCGAACGAGGCGAGATCAATTTCACCAATCAGAAAGCCTTCGCAGTCGGGTCCGACCGAGGGGTTCACGATAGCGATCGAGGTCTCTTCGTATCGCGTCACATAGGCCTTGGTGGGCGAAACAAAAGCCATATCGTGGGGGTTGCTGCCGTTGCCCACGGAGCATTGAAAGGTCGTGGTCCAGCCCAGTGAAGGGTCGATCTTCTGGATATTGTCCGCACCGAAGCGATTGATCACAAACACTTCGCCCTGATAGGAGCGCGCAACCGCATCGCCATGGACCGGGCCGAGATCCGGCGCCACCTCGTTGGGGTTCTCGTTGGAGACGACCGCATAGGAGCCGGTCTCGAAGTCACCCGTGACGATGAAAGCAGACGGAGCACCCGAGGGAAGCACAGGGCCGGGTGCGATGCTGTCGTTGGCACCGCAACCTGCCCAAAGGCCGGAGACAAGCAGCATCCAGCAGGAGGCTCGATGCCACCAGAGGCCTCGTCTTGATTTCAATCCGAAGATTCCCATGACCAGTTTACTGTACCGAGAAAGGTGCGGCCGGGTAGGGGAAAACCGGAAACATCTTCGGTTTGGTTGTCGCTCAAATTACGCACCTCGAAGGTCGCTGTGAGCGGAGTCCATGGCAGAGTCCATGCGATCCCCAAGGAGTGGAGGAGGCGAGAAGCGACAAGGTCCTCGGGGCGATTGGCTCGCTTCAAATAGTTGCTGCCGATGAAGTTGAGCTCATAGAAAGGTTCCCAGTCTCGCCACCGGTAGCTGCTCCGAAAATATAGATCATCCCGGGGACGCCCCGGTAATTGATTGCCATCGATCCCCGTCGCGCCGCTGCGGTCGCGTGCATCCTGATAGGTGTAGTTCAGAGTGAGGCGGAGCTTCTCGAACAGGGTCGCTCGCATGGCAATTTCCGCGCCCAGTGTTTTGGCGCGTCCGACATTCTGCGGTACGGATCGATCCTGCGCCGTTCGGACCAAAACAATCAGGTCGTCGATATCGCTGAAGAATACCGCAG is a genomic window of Candidatus Binatia bacterium containing:
- the purB gene encoding adenylosuccinate lyase, coding for MEFSSLTAISPVDGRYANKVEGLRRLVSEFGLIRHRVEVEVRWLEALAAHPGIPEVPRFGEAEKQILEPLIRDFGLEQASRVKEIESTTNHDVKAVEYFLKEEINGVPELDAVSEFIHFACTSEDINNLSYGLMLLRARDEILMPAMDEVIGDLRRLAEEHADRPMLSRTHGQPATPTTVGKEFANVVARLQRQREQVAAVELLGKINGAVGNYNAHLIAYPEVDWEALAKNLVESLGLVWNPFTTQIEPHDCIAELFDAVRRFNIILLDLDRDLWSYISIGYFKQRTVAGEVGSSTMPHKVNPIDFENSEGNLGIANALLGHLAEKLPLSRWQRDLTDSTVLRNLGTGLAHSLIAYGATRKGLAKLEADDARLAADLDRSWEVLAEPIQTVMRRYGVDQPYEKLKALTRGKAIDAATLAEFIDGLDVPEEAKVELRQLTPATYLGNAREQARRL